The following proteins come from a genomic window of Flavobacterium crocinum:
- a CDS encoding DUF1572 family protein, which yields MKTDESYLESVKKQFLYYKMLGEKAIDQLEPSQLFVSFNDDTNSIATIIKHISGNMLSRWTDFLTSDGEKEWRNRDAEFENDLQSKEEVLEVWNKGWDCLENALESLKPEQLSDIIYIRNEGHTVIEAINRQLAHYPYHVGQIVFYAKQLKNSEWNSLSIPKNKSGNYNAEKFAKEKEIKNFTDDELKRLK from the coding sequence ATGAAAACGGATGAATCTTATTTAGAAAGTGTCAAAAAGCAATTTTTGTATTATAAAATGCTTGGAGAAAAAGCTATCGATCAGCTTGAGCCTTCACAGCTTTTTGTTTCGTTTAATGATGATACCAACAGCATTGCAACCATTATAAAACATATTTCAGGAAATATGCTTTCGCGATGGACAGATTTCTTAACTTCTGATGGAGAAAAAGAATGGCGAAACCGCGATGCCGAATTTGAAAACGATTTACAATCTAAAGAAGAAGTTCTGGAAGTCTGGAACAAAGGCTGGGATTGCCTCGAAAATGCTTTAGAAAGTTTAAAACCCGAACAGCTTTCGGATATTATTTATATTAGAAATGAAGGTCATACGGTAATTGAAGCTATCAATCGTCAATTGGCGCATTATCCGTATCATGTTGGTCAGATTGTTTTTTATGCCAAACAATTAAAAAACAGCGAGTGGAATAGTTTATCAATTCCAAAGAATAAATCCGGAAATTATAATGCTGAAAAGTTTGCCAAAGAAAAAGAAATCAAGAACTTTACCGATGATGAGCTTAAACGCTTAAAATAA
- a CDS encoding helix-turn-helix domain-containing protein encodes MDKLDLLQGIARISVFVSLLLAFFLLTVKTENKLANRLFAFFFIASAIDLSGFFMYLYTEGHRSLEIFRSTFCLFGMPLFYLYVLAVCYSDFKLKWKHLWHALPFVVVNLIFIPRIYMRINDGSFMGILNQMSEIYFIQVLIEFQYAFYIISVFLILKKYKEIYLENYTNASVSTYKWLFQMTCVFLGAHSIVFLKNIIRYSGFREVFLWANVLVGSIALIITCWFIMKALNHPELFRGVNSTLKLTKDILPEVEEKPESVNVQHDLIAAQIISLKQYMSEKEPFLDPSLTIQELGNQINITARDLSVLINHHMNQHFFDFVNEYRIQKAMTILKDPSKNEFTVLEILYEVGFNSKSSFNTSFKKYTNLTPTAYRNAS; translated from the coding sequence ATGGACAAATTAGATTTATTACAGGGAATAGCTAGAATTTCGGTTTTTGTTTCTTTGTTACTTGCCTTTTTTTTGCTCACTGTAAAAACTGAAAACAAACTTGCAAACAGGCTGTTTGCTTTCTTTTTTATTGCTTCGGCGATTGATCTCAGCGGATTTTTTATGTATCTGTATACGGAAGGTCATAGAAGTTTAGAAATTTTCAGATCCACTTTCTGTTTGTTTGGGATGCCTTTATTTTATCTTTATGTATTAGCGGTCTGTTATTCTGATTTTAAGTTAAAATGGAAGCATTTATGGCATGCATTGCCTTTTGTTGTTGTCAATTTAATTTTTATTCCGAGAATTTATATGCGTATTAATGACGGAAGTTTTATGGGCATTCTCAATCAAATGTCCGAGATTTATTTTATTCAGGTTTTAATTGAATTTCAATATGCCTTTTATATCATCAGTGTATTTTTAATTTTGAAGAAATACAAAGAAATCTATTTGGAAAATTATACTAATGCAAGTGTTTCAACTTATAAATGGCTTTTTCAGATGACTTGTGTTTTTCTTGGAGCTCATTCTATTGTATTTCTAAAAAACATAATTCGTTATAGTGGATTTAGGGAAGTCTTTCTTTGGGCAAACGTTTTGGTTGGAAGTATTGCCCTGATTATAACTTGCTGGTTTATCATGAAGGCCCTGAATCATCCGGAACTTTTTAGAGGAGTTAATTCTACGCTTAAACTTACAAAAGATATTTTGCCGGAAGTGGAAGAAAAACCAGAATCGGTAAATGTGCAGCATGATTTGATTGCTGCTCAGATTATTTCATTAAAACAATATATGAGTGAAAAAGAACCATTTTTGGATCCGTCACTTACGATACAAGAATTAGGAAATCAAATTAATATTACGGCCCGGGATCTGTCTGTTCTGATTAATCATCATATGAACCAGCACTTTTTTGATTTTGTGAATGAATATCGTATTCAGAAAGCCATGACTATTTTGAAAGATCCGTCTAAAAATGAGTTTACAGTTTTGGAAATCTTGTACGAAGTTGGTTTTAATTCCAAATCATCATTTAATACATCTTTTAAAAAATATACTAATTTAACTCCGACAGCTTACCGAAACGCTTCATAA
- a CDS encoding 3'-5' exonuclease translates to MSLFNFWKKEENNLFDENITIEETRFVVLDTETTGFDYDNDRILCIGALILQNGIINVQNSFEVYLEQEHYDKTTAQIHGILKDLLVKRPTELEALQQFLEFLGDSIIIAHHTIFDVTMINKALERNGLPQLTNKTLDTAYLYKKTLIQSHLFERKDHYTLDDLADKFDISKKDRHTALGDAYITAIAFLKIVKKLKEKKATNLNQLFKPL, encoded by the coding sequence ATGAGCTTATTCAATTTTTGGAAAAAAGAAGAAAACAATCTGTTTGATGAAAATATCACGATTGAAGAAACTCGTTTTGTGGTTTTAGATACCGAAACGACAGGTTTTGATTATGATAATGACCGAATTTTATGCATTGGTGCACTAATTCTTCAAAACGGAATTATTAATGTTCAGAATAGCTTTGAAGTCTATCTTGAACAAGAACATTATGACAAAACTACGGCACAAATTCATGGTATTTTAAAAGATCTGCTTGTAAAACGCCCCACAGAACTAGAAGCTTTACAACAGTTTTTAGAGTTTCTGGGAGATTCGATAATTATTGCACATCATACTATTTTTGATGTTACCATGATTAATAAAGCTTTAGAAAGAAACGGACTTCCGCAGTTAACCAATAAAACTTTAGACACTGCTTATTTATATAAAAAGACTTTGATTCAGTCGCATTTATTTGAACGTAAAGATCATTACACTTTAGATGATTTAGCCGATAAATTTGACATTTCAAAAAAAGACAGACATACTGCTTTGGGCGATGCTTATATCACGGCAATTGCTTTTCTTAAGATTGTTAAAAAACTGAAAGAGAAGAAAGCAACCAATCTAAATCAGCTCTTTAAACCACTTTAA
- a CDS encoding DNA topoisomerase IV translates to MKKILFLFPVLTLVSCYNTEHNCKDFKTGKFKFETEVNGVKKTTFFERKDDIEIETFEGKTDTATIRWVSDCEYVLQKKHPKNMAEEKAISMKILNTSKDSYTFEFGLVGSEEKQRGTVHRVE, encoded by the coding sequence ATGAAAAAAATACTATTCTTATTTCCTGTTCTAACTTTAGTTTCGTGTTATAATACAGAACACAACTGCAAAGATTTTAAAACCGGAAAATTCAAATTTGAAACAGAAGTAAACGGCGTTAAAAAAACGACTTTTTTTGAACGCAAAGACGATATCGAAATCGAAACTTTTGAAGGAAAAACAGACACAGCAACCATTCGCTGGGTAAGTGACTGCGAATATGTGCTACAGAAAAAACATCCAAAAAATATGGCAGAGGAAAAAGCCATCAGCATGAAGATTTTAAATACTTCTAAAGATTCTTATACTTTTGAATTTGGCTTGGTTGGTTCTGAAGAAAAACAACGTGGTACTGTTCATAGAGTTGAATAA
- a CDS encoding DUF6095 family protein: protein MATNKELLRKGVKYLTGALPLMFLGPSMIYNAFMNQHTNWHYLVLGIGIVACLASMFLIFLGLKIIMKGIFND, encoded by the coding sequence ATGGCAACAAATAAAGAATTATTAAGAAAAGGAGTGAAATATTTAACAGGCGCTCTGCCTTTGATGTTTTTGGGGCCATCAATGATTTATAATGCTTTTATGAATCAGCATACCAACTGGCATTACCTTGTTTTAGGAATTGGAATTGTGGCTTGCCTCGCCTCTATGTTTTTAATCTTTTTAGGATTGAAAATTATTATGAAAGGTATATTTAATGACTAA
- a CDS encoding pentapeptide repeat-containing protein, whose product MESLIHIQKTFEKVVYIDKKINNREFEDCVFKNCDFSNSNFSSNTFLDCEFIDCNLSMTSLAGTSLKNVTFKNCKLLGIAFNECDDFLFQVYFEDCALDYALFSNKKMPKTKFINSSVREVTFIGTNLTSSVFDNCDLDGAIFNETQLAGVNFKTAYNYKIDPEFNPMKKAQFSTEGIVGLLDKYDIKIV is encoded by the coding sequence ATGGAAAGTCTAATTCACATTCAGAAAACATTCGAAAAAGTTGTTTACATCGACAAAAAAATAAACAATCGGGAGTTTGAAGATTGTGTGTTTAAAAACTGTGATTTTTCCAACAGTAATTTTAGCTCTAATACTTTTTTAGACTGTGAATTTATCGACTGTAATTTGTCTATGACAAGTTTGGCTGGAACGAGTTTAAAGAATGTTACTTTTAAAAACTGCAAACTTCTTGGAATCGCTTTTAACGAATGTGACGATTTCTTATTTCAGGTTTATTTTGAAGATTGTGCATTGGATTATGCTTTGTTTTCGAATAAAAAAATGCCTAAAACCAAGTTTATCAATTCTTCCGTTAGAGAAGTCACTTTTATTGGAACCAACTTAACGAGTTCTGTTTTTGATAATTGCGATCTTGACGGTGCTATTTTTAACGAAACACAACTAGCCGGAGTCAATTTCAAAACGGCTTACAATTATAAAATCGATCCCGAATTCAATCCGATGAAAAAAGCGCAATTTTCGACAGAGGGAATTGTGGGGCTTTTAGATAAATATGATATTAAAATTGTTTAA
- a CDS encoding ZIP family metal transporter, whose amino-acid sequence MNYLLPLLSVLLGYSVALFIKPNNKTNLKLLLAFSGSFLLSLTVMHLLPEVYASHNHKIGVFIMIGILFQIILEFFSKGAEHGHVHGHAKMSQIPWLLFISLCIHAFLEGFPVSHHHDLAIGIAIHHLPIAVILTTFFINADLNKKAIFAFMLVFAIMTPLGTIASEYLSFLNDYYTEITAIVIGILFHISSTIIFESSEGHKFNIAKVSMIVLGILLAFFL is encoded by the coding sequence ATGAACTATCTACTCCCCTTACTTTCTGTACTTTTAGGATATAGTGTGGCTTTGTTTATTAAACCAAATAACAAAACCAATTTAAAATTACTGCTGGCCTTTAGCGGTTCTTTTCTGTTGTCTTTAACTGTGATGCATTTACTTCCGGAAGTTTATGCTTCTCACAATCATAAAATTGGAGTCTTTATTATGATCGGAATTTTATTCCAAATCATTTTAGAATTTTTCTCCAAAGGAGCCGAACACGGACACGTTCACGGACATGCAAAAATGTCGCAGATTCCTTGGCTTCTGTTTATTAGTTTATGCATTCATGCCTTTTTGGAAGGATTTCCGGTAAGTCATCATCATGATTTAGCCATCGGAATTGCGATTCATCATTTACCGATTGCGGTTATTTTAACGACATTTTTCATCAATGCCGATTTAAACAAAAAAGCCATTTTTGCCTTCATGCTGGTTTTTGCCATTATGACGCCACTTGGAACAATTGCTTCCGAATATTTATCCTTTTTAAACGATTATTACACCGAAATTACAGCCATTGTAATCGGAATTCTATTTCATATATCCTCTACAATTATCTTTGAAAGCAGTGAAGGACACAAATTCAACATTGCCAAAGTATCCATGATTGTTCTCGGAATTTTATTGGCGTTCTTTTTATAA
- a CDS encoding winged helix-turn-helix transcriptional regulator — translation MQTKERSTENKICPLEIAVNTISGKWKIPIVWQINEGKKRPSEFLKGIAKVDRRVLNLQLNEMVEDGILIKQSFNELPPRVEYSLTETGKQLVEILWKLNDWGKILVSENKAVI, via the coding sequence ATGCAAACAAAGGAACGAAGTACTGAAAATAAAATTTGTCCATTAGAAATTGCTGTAAACACCATTAGCGGAAAATGGAAAATTCCTATTGTATGGCAGATCAATGAAGGTAAAAAAAGACCAAGCGAATTTTTAAAAGGCATTGCAAAAGTCGATCGACGCGTTTTAAACCTGCAATTAAACGAAATGGTCGAAGATGGTATTTTGATAAAACAATCGTTTAATGAACTCCCGCCAAGAGTAGAATATTCACTTACTGAAACAGGAAAACAATTAGTCGAAATACTCTGGAAATTAAATGACTGGGGAAAAATATTGGTTTCTGAAAACAAAGCTGTCATATAA
- a CDS encoding DNA alkylation repair protein, with the protein MKEEKRKGARSIKDIPAVILEQLNKGEIETANLVEWLAVNQTKLLENVLKESDRMEYLEPILTDIRNLKKQTVNTINEAIGTGLLTESILNKDIDIFSIISKHKSDLVRCWSAYVIGKNPELTIEEVLEQIKFLSADKHFGVREISWLAVRSSIIKNLEKSLEILLSWTSSEDENIRRFATESIRPRGVWCEHIEQLKKEPELGLKILNALKSDPSKYVQDSVGNWLNDASKTRPDFVKDLCEKWKTESPTKETLYIVKKALRTIEK; encoded by the coding sequence ATGAAAGAAGAAAAACGAAAAGGAGCAAGATCGATAAAAGATATTCCCGCAGTTATTTTGGAACAACTCAATAAAGGCGAAATTGAGACAGCAAATCTGGTAGAATGGCTTGCGGTAAATCAAACTAAGCTTCTGGAAAATGTTTTGAAAGAGTCTGATCGAATGGAATATCTGGAACCTATTTTAACAGATATAAGAAATTTGAAAAAGCAAACAGTAAATACTATAAATGAAGCAATAGGAACAGGATTATTAACGGAATCAATTCTTAATAAGGATATTGATATATTTTCAATAATTTCAAAACACAAATCGGATTTGGTGCGATGTTGGTCTGCATATGTAATTGGAAAAAATCCTGAATTGACAATTGAAGAAGTTTTAGAACAAATTAAATTCCTGTCAGCTGACAAACATTTTGGTGTCAGAGAAATTTCATGGCTGGCAGTTCGTTCCAGTATTATAAAGAACTTAGAGAAAAGCCTTGAAATATTATTAAGTTGGACTTCCAGTGAAGATGAAAATATCAGACGTTTTGCAACTGAATCAATAAGACCAAGAGGAGTTTGGTGCGAACATATTGAACAATTGAAAAAAGAACCGGAATTAGGTTTAAAGATTTTAAATGCTTTAAAATCGGATCCTTCAAAATACGTTCAGGATAGTGTAGGGAACTGGCTTAATGATGCCAGTAAAACGAGGCCGGATTTTGTAAAAGATCTATGTGAAAAATGGAAAACTGAAAGTCCCACAAAAGAAACACTTTACATTGTTAAAAAGGCATTGCGAACAATTGAAAAATAG
- a CDS encoding DUF294 nucleotidyltransferase-like domain-containing protein, with translation MKNTISQRVADFLKGYPPFNFLHQKDLEKLSEQISIIYKEKDSVIFAENDKTHDSFYVVHKGAVALKKSTKNTVLDMCDEGDIFGLRPLLAQENYIMEAVAHEESILYAIPIAVFKPYALENRNVGNFLIESYASNTRNPYSDIHKDKLYGDDLLNENLHSNNHSFDLTPIKYSKKIVTCSPSTTVKEIAKIMNKKKVGAILIVDEMLPIGILTDKDLRNKIVTGDFPITTTAETIMTKPVITYPKKMTVTEAQMAMMKSNISHLCLTKDGTVNTKAVGILSKHDVMVALGNNPAVLIKALKRTKKIKEIKPIRNQIMQLLQGYLDQNIPMTLITKIITELNEACTTRVIEICIEKMSSPPPVKFAWLALGSQGRGEQMLHTDQDNAIVYENVNEVFRDETRIYFLKFAGLVNKGLFEIGYDYCPADMMASSPKWCMSLDDWKAQVHHWITNPGKNEVLLSFIFFDYSKTYGDSEIVNELSDSIFENVKANPIFYMHLVSGALQSPSPTGFFRQFLVEQDGANKDNFDIKRRALMPLTDAARLLILSHSVKGISNTAERFEKLAELEPNNRELYLSCSYSFKALLKFRTKQGLLHHDSGQFIELESLTKMEKIKLKRTFKTIKELQELISVRFNISNLV, from the coding sequence ATGAAAAATACCATTTCGCAGAGAGTTGCCGACTTTTTAAAAGGATATCCGCCGTTTAATTTTTTGCACCAGAAAGATTTAGAAAAACTGTCTGAACAGATTTCAATTATATATAAAGAAAAAGATTCAGTGATTTTTGCCGAAAATGACAAAACACACGATTCGTTTTATGTCGTACACAAAGGTGCGGTTGCCCTGAAAAAAAGCACTAAAAATACCGTTTTGGACATGTGTGATGAAGGCGATATTTTTGGTCTTCGCCCTCTTTTGGCACAGGAAAATTATATAATGGAAGCAGTGGCGCATGAAGAAAGTATTTTATACGCTATTCCAATTGCGGTTTTTAAACCTTACGCATTAGAAAACCGAAATGTTGGTAATTTCCTGATTGAAAGTTATGCTTCTAATACAAGAAATCCGTATTCTGACATTCATAAAGACAAATTATATGGTGATGATCTGTTGAATGAAAATCTGCATTCTAACAATCATTCCTTTGATTTAACGCCGATAAAATATTCTAAAAAAATCGTAACCTGCAGTCCTTCAACAACAGTTAAGGAAATTGCCAAGATTATGAATAAAAAGAAAGTTGGAGCGATTTTAATTGTAGATGAAATGCTTCCAATTGGTATTTTAACTGATAAAGATCTTCGAAATAAAATTGTTACCGGCGATTTTCCGATTACGACAACTGCCGAAACGATAATGACAAAACCCGTTATTACCTATCCTAAAAAAATGACGGTTACCGAAGCGCAAATGGCGATGATGAAAAGCAACATCAGTCATTTATGTTTAACGAAAGACGGAACGGTAAATACCAAAGCAGTCGGAATTTTATCGAAACACGACGTTATGGTGGCGCTCGGAAACAATCCTGCCGTTTTGATAAAAGCGCTAAAACGCACCAAAAAAATTAAGGAAATAAAACCAATTCGCAATCAAATCATGCAGTTGCTTCAGGGTTATCTGGATCAGAATATTCCAATGACTTTGATTACCAAAATCATTACCGAATTGAATGAAGCCTGTACTACCCGAGTTATCGAAATTTGTATAGAAAAAATGAGCAGTCCGCCTCCTGTAAAATTTGCCTGGCTGGCACTTGGAAGTCAGGGACGTGGTGAACAAATGCTTCATACCGATCAGGATAATGCAATTGTATATGAAAATGTAAACGAAGTTTTTAGGGATGAAACCAGAATATATTTCCTGAAATTTGCCGGACTTGTGAATAAAGGTCTTTTCGAAATTGGCTACGATTACTGCCCTGCAGATATGATGGCATCAAGTCCTAAATGGTGTATGAGCCTTGACGACTGGAAAGCTCAAGTACATCATTGGATTACAAATCCTGGTAAAAATGAGGTTTTACTTTCGTTCATTTTCTTTGATTATAGTAAAACTTACGGCGATTCTGAAATCGTTAACGAATTATCTGATTCGATATTTGAAAACGTAAAAGCAAATCCGATTTTTTATATGCATTTGGTGAGTGGTGCTTTGCAAAGTCCTTCTCCTACTGGTTTCTTTAGACAATTTTTGGTGGAACAAGACGGTGCTAACAAAGACAACTTTGACATTAAACGAAGAGCTTTAATGCCTTTAACCGACGCCGCCCGTCTTTTAATTTTATCTCATTCGGTAAAAGGAATAAGTAATACGGCAGAACGTTTTGAAAAATTGGCTGAACTGGAACCTAATAACAGAGAATTGTATTTATCGTGTTCGTATTCGTTTAAAGCTTTATTGAAATTTAGAACCAAACAAGGATTATTACATCATGATTCCGGACAATTCATCGAATTGGAATCTTTGACGAAAATGGAAAAAATTAAACTGAAACGTACTTTTAAAACTATTAAAGAGCTTCAGGAATTAATCTCCGTACGTTTTAATATCTCAAATCTGGTATAA
- a CDS encoding TonB-dependent receptor domain-containing protein translates to MKKATLLIFLVLPLFCLAQSFKLKGKITSEKMSLEWADISISSLEGKIIDGTTTKQDGTFEMNIKKGSYKIGISLLGFTDYEKEVVIENDTDLGIIILKESATNLVEVVVQSKKKTIEQKTDRLVYNLENNVTTVGGDALSAINTAPGVVVKNDVITILGKGTSRVMIDGRIIELTGEELNNYLKSISSGDIKNIEIISNPPAKYEAEGTGGLINIIMKKGVRDSWKNTTTVSYDQNKYGIGTLRNNFFYNKNKFRFSASTNGKTGYKNSEENLEMYFPDGLSTMKAVTKVKDENFSGKLALDYDLSKRTTIGFQFLNDRNNPDFKSDIRIDKYDTQNKLDNVTLNDSYTDKGSKNQTYNVHLITKLDSLNRKLSFDADYFNYNSKFDRAFTANNYTPEMLFVDVNQSGRNISNQAIDNWSFKADMEHPLQALNLSYGAKVSFINSESDVLYYNTISGTPELDPTQSNRFKYTENNQAVYINGNKKINEKWNFQAGLRLENTQTNGFSETLNQETINNYLKLFPTFYASYQKNENNNFSLNYGKRINRPRFDLLNPFKVYINSNSYSEGNPFLRPSFSDNFELSHSYKEVLRTSVFVNLVTNGYGVLFTSNPETNTQIVTRENYFKNLNYGIGESYSASFTDWWSSENTLYFLGAKTEFIKDINATPSNSLQVDFSTNNTFVLGKTTKLQIDFSYSTPFKSGLYEVGYVSSFDIGFKQDLFNKSMQIAFLANDIFNTGYLKDFTSVVNGVKQVYSQNESSRFVRLSMIYNFGNKKINVKERAFGNQDEKKRTGN, encoded by the coding sequence ATGAAAAAAGCAACCCTTCTTATCTTTTTAGTATTGCCTTTATTTTGTTTGGCACAATCATTTAAGTTAAAAGGAAAAATAACCAGCGAAAAAATGTCATTAGAATGGGCAGATATTTCGATCTCCAGTTTGGAAGGAAAAATTATTGACGGTACAACAACCAAACAAGATGGCACTTTTGAAATGAACATTAAAAAAGGTTCTTATAAAATTGGCATTAGTCTTTTAGGATTTACAGATTATGAAAAAGAAGTTGTAATTGAAAACGACACAGATTTAGGAATAATTATTCTAAAAGAAAGTGCAACTAATTTAGTAGAAGTAGTTGTTCAGTCTAAAAAGAAAACGATCGAACAGAAAACAGACCGCTTGGTTTACAATCTGGAAAATAATGTGACTACAGTTGGCGGAGATGCTTTGAGCGCCATTAATACAGCACCGGGAGTTGTGGTAAAAAATGATGTGATAACTATATTAGGAAAAGGAACTTCAAGAGTCATGATCGACGGAAGAATTATCGAGTTAACTGGAGAAGAATTGAATAATTATTTAAAATCAATTTCATCAGGAGATATTAAAAATATTGAGATTATCAGCAATCCGCCGGCTAAATACGAAGCCGAAGGTACTGGAGGATTAATCAATATTATTATGAAAAAAGGCGTTCGTGATTCCTGGAAAAATACAACTACAGTTTCTTACGATCAGAACAAATACGGAATTGGAACTTTGAGAAACAATTTTTTCTATAATAAAAATAAGTTCCGATTTTCTGCAAGTACCAATGGGAAAACTGGTTATAAAAATTCTGAAGAAAATTTAGAAATGTACTTTCCTGATGGCCTTTCTACGATGAAAGCCGTTACAAAAGTGAAAGATGAAAATTTTTCAGGAAAATTGGCTTTAGATTATGATCTTTCAAAACGTACGACTATTGGTTTTCAGTTTTTGAATGACAGAAATAATCCGGATTTTAAATCGGATATCAGAATTGATAAATATGACACTCAAAATAAGCTGGATAATGTTACACTGAATGACAGTTATACCGATAAAGGATCAAAAAATCAGACTTATAATGTTCATTTGATAACCAAATTAGATTCTTTGAACCGAAAATTGTCTTTTGATGCTGATTATTTCAATTACAATTCCAAGTTTGACAGAGCTTTTACAGCCAACAATTATACGCCTGAAATGCTATTTGTTGATGTGAATCAGTCCGGACGAAATATTTCGAATCAGGCTATTGATAACTGGAGTTTTAAGGCCGATATGGAACATCCTTTACAAGCTTTAAATCTATCTTACGGAGCTAAAGTAAGTTTTATAAACAGTGAAAGCGATGTTTTGTATTACAACACAATTTCCGGAACTCCGGAATTGGATCCAACTCAGTCGAACCGATTTAAATACACTGAAAATAATCAGGCGGTTTATATTAACGGAAACAAAAAAATCAATGAGAAATGGAATTTTCAGGCTGGATTAAGACTTGAAAATACACAGACAAACGGATTCTCTGAAACTTTAAATCAGGAAACGATAAACAATTATTTGAAATTATTTCCAACATTTTATGCTTCTTATCAGAAAAATGAAAACAATAATTTTAGTCTGAATTATGGAAAAAGAATCAACCGACCACGTTTTGATTTACTGAATCCGTTTAAGGTTTATATTAACAGTAACAGTTATTCTGAGGGAAATCCGTTTTTAAGACCTTCGTTTAGTGATAATTTTGAGTTGTCTCATTCCTATAAAGAAGTTTTAAGAACCAGCGTTTTTGTAAATCTTGTTACGAACGGTTACGGCGTTTTGTTTACTTCAAATCCGGAAACGAATACGCAGATTGTAACACGCGAAAACTATTTTAAAAATTTAAACTATGGCATTGGAGAAAGTTATTCGGCAAGTTTTACAGATTGGTGGTCAAGCGAAAACACCTTGTACTTTTTAGGAGCTAAAACAGAATTTATAAAAGACATCAATGCAACGCCTTCTAATAGTTTACAAGTAGATTTTTCGACAAACAACACTTTTGTTTTAGGAAAAACAACAAAACTTCAAATTGATTTTAGTTACAGTACGCCTTTCAAAAGCGGTTTATATGAAGTTGGATATGTGTCGAGTTTTGATATTGGTTTCAAACAGGATTTATTTAATAAATCGATGCAGATTGCTTTTCTGGCAAATGATATTTTTAATACCGGTTATCTAAAAGATTTTACTTCGGTTGTAAATGGTGTAAAACAAGTTTATAGTCAAAACGAAAGCAGTCGATTTGTACGATTGTCTATGATTTATAATTTTGGAAACAAAAAAATCAACGTGAAAGAACGTGCTTTTGGAAATCAGGACGAGAAGAAGAGAACGGGGAATTAA
- the murQ gene encoding N-acetylmuramic acid 6-phosphate etherase: MTFTKTTEQSSKYEHLEKMSVHELLSNINQEDKTVPYAVEKALPQIEALIPQIVSKLKLGGRLFYIGAGTSGRLGVVDASECPPTFGVPFDLVNGIIAGGDTAIRRAVENAEDSTTNAWIDLQNHKIDSNDVVIGIAASGTTPYVISGLEACNQNNIITGCITCNEGSPLALTAQFPIEVVVGPEFITGSSRMKAGTAQKLVLNMISTAAMIQLGKVRGNKMVDMQLSNIKLVDRGVKMIMGEIPVSYEEASELLKKYGSVRNAVDNYNK; this comes from the coding sequence ATGACATTTACGAAAACTACGGAACAATCTTCAAAATATGAACATTTAGAAAAAATGTCTGTTCATGAATTGTTGTCAAACATTAATCAAGAAGATAAAACCGTTCCTTATGCGGTAGAAAAAGCCTTGCCACAAATAGAAGCTTTAATTCCGCAAATCGTCTCTAAATTAAAATTAGGAGGCCGATTATTTTATATTGGAGCAGGAACTTCCGGCCGACTTGGTGTTGTTGATGCATCAGAATGTCCACCTACATTTGGTGTTCCTTTCGATTTGGTAAATGGTATAATTGCAGGTGGCGATACAGCCATAAGACGTGCAGTAGAAAATGCAGAAGACAGCACCACAAATGCGTGGATTGATCTACAAAATCATAAAATTGATTCCAATGATGTTGTAATTGGAATTGCCGCTTCCGGAACTACTCCTTATGTAATCAGCGGTTTGGAGGCATGTAATCAAAATAATATTATTACCGGCTGTATTACTTGTAATGAAGGAAGTCCGCTGGCATTGACGGCTCAGTTTCCAATTGAAGTAGTAGTTGGCCCTGAATTTATTACAGGAAGTTCCCGAATGAAAGCTGGAACTGCCCAAAAATTAGTTTTGAATATGATTTCGACTGCAGCAATGATTCAGCTTGGAAAAGTAAGAGGAAACAAAATGGTCGATATGCAATTGAGCAATATTAAACTGGTCGATCGTGGTGTTAAGATGATTATGGGAGAAATTCCCGTTTCTTACGAAGAAGCTTCAGAATTATTAAAAAAATACGGCAGCGTGAGAAATGCTGTTGATAATTATAATAAGTAA